From one Actinomycetota bacterium genomic stretch:
- a CDS encoding CHRD domain-containing protein, which translates to MRKRVAVVALAAALVFGMTLLAIPAAASGSSGKATTLAATLKGANEFPGPGDPDGRGRAFVRLAGDRACFVLQWSKITAPTAAHIHKGGPGVAGPVVVLFFEPSTNAASLPDTLSSVAGCVDVDPALAEEIAASPRDYYVNIHTADFAPGAIRGQLHRSRHLDLDLPRQLAARLNGANEVPGPGDPDGRGLALVKTGRERVCFALGWAKIAPPIFAHIHEGPAGVAGPVVVLFFDVPELAGAPTATLPSTISAAAGCVSDQDPALLRDIRRHPAAYYANIHNLDFVPGAIRGQLRRVA; encoded by the coding sequence ATGCGAAAGCGTGTCGCCGTCGTCGCCCTGGCCGCCGCCCTCGTCTTCGGCATGACGTTGCTGGCCATCCCCGCCGCCGCCTCCGGCAGCTCGGGCAAGGCCACAACTCTCGCCGCCACCCTGAAGGGGGCCAACGAGTTCCCAGGCCCAGGCGACCCGGACGGGCGCGGCCGGGCCTTCGTCCGGCTGGCCGGCGACCGCGCCTGCTTCGTGCTCCAGTGGTCGAAGATCACCGCCCCCACCGCCGCCCACATCCACAAGGGCGGGCCGGGGGTGGCCGGCCCGGTGGTGGTGCTGTTCTTCGAGCCCAGTACCAACGCCGCCTCCCTGCCCGACACACTCTCCTCGGTCGCCGGCTGCGTCGACGTCGACCCCGCCCTGGCCGAGGAGATCGCGGCCAGCCCGCGCGACTACTACGTCAACATCCACACGGCCGACTTCGCCCCCGGAGCCATCCGCGGCCAGCTCCACCGCTCGCGCCACCTCGACCTCGACCTGCCGCGCCAGCTCGCCGCCAGGCTGAACGGCGCCAACGAGGTCCCCGGCCCCGGCGACCCCGACGGCCGCGGCCTGGCCCTGGTCAAGACCGGCCGGGAGCGGGTCTGCTTCGCCCTCGGCTGGGCGAAGATCGCCCCGCCGATCTTCGCCCACATCCACGAGGGCCCCGCCGGGGTCGCCGGCCCGGTCGTGGTCCTGTTCTTCGACGTGCCCGAGCTCGCCGGCGCGCCGACGGCCACGCTCCCGTCGACCATCTCGGCGGCCGCCGGCTGCGTCTCCGACCAGGACCCGGCCCTGCTCCGCGACATCCGCCGCCATCCCGCCGCCTACTACGCGAACATCCACAACCTCGACTTCGTGCCAGGGGCCATCCGCGGCCAGCTTCGCCGCGTGGCCTAG